In Streptomyces thermolilacinus SPC6, a single genomic region encodes these proteins:
- a CDS encoding HNH endonuclease, with product MTTGRLGHQAAPPNAAYAGQVVHFPDPVRAARHPRGVRVDADGFPDFSPYARAAAEIAEPPEGFGVDELRLTDYVSANAALKADGHPLWETLPAVATPHGWTWHHVPRTRRMELVPVEVKALLRHHGGLTTAAVDQGKRGTRPLQETRPAHFGLPRGAVSVTETQLQGVEEDLGYRLPGAYRSFLKAAGGCAPVGVALDAELGLLVDQPFFTVRDEAGLNDLVYVNKCLRDHLTKDYLGVAFVQGGLVAVKVRGAGAGSVWFCPYDDARDGDGSAIEERMERLLLPCGDDFDEFLRRLAGSPPELETVANLMVDGGFARAVPVTGEG from the coding sequence ATGACGACAGGTCGGCTCGGGCATCAAGCCGCGCCGCCGAACGCGGCATACGCCGGGCAGGTCGTGCACTTCCCGGACCCCGTCCGGGCCGCCCGCCACCCTAGAGGGGTGCGGGTGGACGCCGACGGCTTCCCGGACTTCTCCCCGTACGCGCGCGCCGCCGCGGAGATCGCCGAACCCCCCGAGGGCTTCGGCGTGGACGAGCTGCGGCTGACGGACTACGTCTCCGCGAACGCCGCGCTCAAGGCCGACGGACACCCCCTGTGGGAGACGCTCCCCGCCGTGGCGACCCCGCACGGCTGGACCTGGCACCACGTCCCGCGCACCCGCCGCATGGAACTGGTCCCCGTCGAGGTGAAGGCCCTGCTGCGGCACCACGGCGGGCTCACCACGGCGGCCGTCGACCAGGGCAAGCGCGGCACGCGGCCCCTCCAGGAGACCCGCCCCGCCCACTTCGGACTGCCGCGCGGCGCCGTGTCGGTGACGGAGACGCAGCTCCAGGGCGTCGAGGAGGACCTCGGCTACCGGCTGCCCGGCGCGTACCGCTCCTTCCTCAAGGCGGCGGGCGGCTGCGCCCCCGTCGGCGTGGCCCTCGACGCGGAGCTGGGACTGCTGGTCGACCAGCCGTTCTTCACGGTCCGTGACGAGGCGGGCCTCAACGACCTCGTGTACGTCAACAAGTGCCTGCGCGACCACCTGACCAAGGACTACCTGGGCGTCGCGTTCGTCCAGGGCGGCCTGGTCGCGGTGAAGGTGCGCGGCGCCGGGGCGGGCTCGGTGTGGTTCTGCCCGTACGACGACGCGCGGGACGGCGACGGGTCGGCGATCGAGGAGCGCATGGAGCGGCTGCTGCTGCCGTGCGGCGATGACTTCGACGAGTTCCTGCGGCGACTGGCGGGCAGCCCGCCGGAGCTGGAGACGGTGGCGAACCTGATGGTGGACGGCGGCTTCGCGCGCGCCGTCCCCGTCACGGGTGAAGGGTGA
- a CDS encoding SUKH-3 domain-containing protein, which translates to MPDLNTTRFPVAVDAALREAGWQPGRWDIQRAEQWADTLRSHVSPAGHRHSVFPAAVEAWAEFGGLRIVPPGQGRQVAPSPLLLDPLAGLHLARSLSDLGRALETELAPLGVEGDERGVLAIDLEGRVYGLDHAGDWYLGVDIDHALSALITGAHPTRLTNP; encoded by the coding sequence ATGCCCGACCTCAACACCACCCGTTTCCCCGTCGCCGTGGACGCCGCCCTGCGGGAGGCGGGCTGGCAGCCGGGCCGCTGGGACATACAGCGCGCCGAGCAGTGGGCCGACACGCTGCGGTCCCATGTGTCCCCGGCGGGGCACCGGCACAGCGTGTTCCCCGCGGCGGTGGAGGCGTGGGCCGAGTTCGGGGGGCTGCGGATCGTACCGCCCGGTCAGGGGCGGCAGGTCGCGCCCAGCCCGCTGCTGCTGGACCCGCTGGCGGGGCTGCACCTGGCGCGGAGCCTGTCGGACCTGGGGCGGGCGCTGGAGACGGAGCTGGCGCCGCTGGGCGTCGAGGGGGATGAGCGGGGGGTGCTCGCGATCGACCTGGAAGGGCGGGTGTACGGGCTGGATCATGCGGGGGACTGGTACTTGGGGGTGGACATCGATCACGCGCTGTCGGCGCTCATCACCGGCGCCCACCCCACGCGCCTCACCAACCCCTGA
- the pth gene encoding aminoacyl-tRNA hydrolase — MTTDASAPWLIAGLGNPGPDYAGNRHNVGFMVVDLLAERIGGSFKRHGKAQAQVVEGRIGPPGPAGRRVVLAKPMSYMNLSGGPVTALRDFYKVPTGHIVAVHDELDIDYGVLRLKLGGGDNGHNGLKSMTKAMGPDYHRVRFGIGRPPGRMPVADFVLKDFSSAERKELAYFVDRAADAVEALVTEGLERARSTYNS, encoded by the coding sequence ATGACGACGGACGCCAGCGCCCCCTGGCTGATCGCGGGTCTTGGCAACCCGGGCCCCGACTACGCGGGAAACCGGCACAACGTCGGCTTCATGGTGGTCGACCTCCTCGCCGAGCGGATCGGCGGCTCCTTCAAGCGGCACGGCAAGGCGCAGGCACAGGTCGTGGAGGGGCGGATCGGGCCGCCCGGACCGGCCGGGCGGCGGGTCGTGCTCGCCAAGCCCATGTCGTACATGAACCTCTCCGGCGGGCCCGTCACCGCGCTGCGGGACTTCTACAAGGTGCCCACCGGCCACATCGTCGCCGTCCACGACGAGCTGGACATCGACTACGGGGTGCTCCGCCTCAAGCTGGGCGGCGGCGACAACGGCCACAACGGCCTCAAGTCGATGACCAAGGCGATGGGCCCCGACTACCACCGGGTGCGGTTCGGCATCGGCCGCCCGCCCGGCCGGATGCCCGTCGCGGACTTCGTCCTCAAGGACTTCTCCTCCGCCGAGCGCAAGGAGCTGGCGTACTTCGTGGACCGCGCCGCCGACGCCGTCGAGGCGCTGGTCACCGAGGGCCTGGAGCGGGCCCGGTCCACGTACAACTCCTGA
- a CDS encoding sensor histidine kinase, with protein MTTTGAHQDAAGMTARGFGWWGRRRGAALDIGLGVVSALECAAEGVGFAESTHLPVPVGVLFGLVAGSVLVVRRRWPIAVVLVSIAVTPAEMGYLMAVVGLYTLAASEVPRRITAALAGMSLVGVFLVTFVRLRQDVAAADFDPGAWYVPLVSVFMSVGLSAPPVLFGLYIGARRRLLESLRERADSLEQELSLLADQAEQRAQLARTEERTRIAREMHDVVAHRVSLMVVHAAALQAVALKDPQKAVRNAALVGEMGRQALTELREMLGVLRADPSPMASGATGPAGSARPAGAAASAGSTRSAAEPLAAVGRAAAAAAASAAGRPPGPEDGPGLGGLDELVEQSRAAGTAVELLVRGEARAYAPEVGQTAYRVVQEALTNVHKHAAGAKVVVRLAHREGEVAVQVENGPSDAAATDADLPSGGNGLVGMRERVTALGGVFVSGPTEEGGFRVSAILPAPA; from the coding sequence ATGACCACAACGGGGGCGCACCAGGACGCCGCGGGCATGACCGCCCGCGGATTCGGGTGGTGGGGGAGGCGGCGCGGAGCCGCGCTGGACATCGGACTCGGGGTCGTGTCGGCCCTGGAGTGCGCGGCCGAGGGCGTCGGCTTCGCGGAGAGCACGCACCTGCCGGTGCCGGTGGGGGTGCTGTTCGGGCTGGTCGCCGGTTCGGTCCTCGTCGTACGGCGGCGCTGGCCCATCGCCGTCGTCCTCGTCTCCATCGCCGTCACACCCGCCGAGATGGGCTATCTGATGGCCGTCGTCGGGCTGTACACGCTCGCCGCGTCCGAGGTGCCGCGCCGCATCACGGCGGCGCTCGCCGGAATGTCGCTGGTGGGGGTGTTCCTGGTGACGTTCGTGCGGCTGCGGCAGGACGTCGCCGCCGCCGACTTCGACCCGGGCGCCTGGTACGTGCCGCTCGTGTCGGTGTTCATGTCGGTCGGGCTGAGCGCGCCGCCGGTGCTGTTCGGGCTCTATATAGGGGCGCGGCGGCGGCTGCTGGAGAGCCTGCGCGAGCGCGCCGACTCCCTGGAGCAGGAGCTGTCGCTCCTGGCCGACCAGGCGGAACAGCGCGCCCAGCTCGCCCGCACGGAGGAGCGGACCCGCATCGCGCGGGAGATGCACGACGTGGTCGCGCACCGGGTGAGCCTCATGGTGGTGCACGCGGCGGCGCTCCAGGCGGTGGCCCTGAAGGACCCGCAGAAGGCGGTGCGGAACGCGGCGCTGGTGGGGGAGATGGGGCGGCAGGCGCTGACGGAGCTGCGGGAGATGCTGGGCGTACTGCGGGCCGACCCGTCGCCCATGGCGTCCGGCGCGACCGGACCGGCGGGGTCGGCGCGGCCGGCGGGGGCGGCTGCGTCGGCGGGGTCCACGAGGTCGGCGGCGGAGCCGCTGGCGGCGGTGGGACGGGCAGCGGCCGCGGCTGCGGCCTCGGCGGCGGGGCGGCCGCCGGGCCCGGAGGACGGGCCGGGGCTGGGCGGCCTGGATGAGCTGGTCGAGCAGTCCCGCGCGGCGGGGACGGCCGTCGAACTGCTGGTGCGGGGCGAGGCGCGGGCGTACGCCCCGGAGGTCGGGCAGACCGCGTACCGGGTGGTGCAGGAGGCGCTGACGAACGTCCACAAGCACGCTGCGGGCGCGAAGGTCGTCGTACGCCTGGCGCACCGGGAGGGCGAGGTGGCCGTGCAGGTCGAGAACGGCCCCTCCGACGCGGCCGCGACCGACGCCGACCTGCCGAGCGGCGGGAACGGACTGGTGGGGATGCGGGAGCGGGTGACGGCGCTGGGCGGGGTGTTCGTGTCGGGGCCCACGGAGGAGGGGGGCTTCCGAGTGAGCGCGATCCTCCCAGCGCCAGCCTGA
- a CDS encoding 50S ribosomal protein L25/general stress protein Ctc — MSEVKLTAETRSEFGKGAARRIRRESKVPGVLYGHGTDPVHLTLPGHDLMMALKTSNALLALEFEGKTELAIPKAVQRDPLKGFIEHVDLLLVNRGEQVNVEIPVHTEGELAPGGNLLEHVLNALPVEAEATHIPESLTVSVEGLEAGASVLAKDIPLPKGVTLAVDEDTVVLQVLAAQAEEPAAEGEESAEA; from the coding sequence ATGTCCGAGGTGAAGCTCACCGCCGAGACCCGCAGCGAGTTCGGCAAGGGTGCCGCCCGCCGCATCCGCCGCGAGAGCAAGGTTCCCGGCGTCCTGTACGGCCACGGCACCGACCCGGTCCACCTGACCCTGCCGGGCCACGACCTGATGATGGCGCTCAAGACCTCCAACGCCCTGCTGGCGCTGGAGTTCGAGGGCAAGACCGAGCTGGCCATCCCGAAGGCCGTGCAGCGCGACCCGCTGAAGGGCTTCATCGAGCACGTCGACCTGCTGCTCGTGAACCGCGGCGAGCAGGTCAACGTCGAGATCCCGGTCCACACCGAGGGCGAGCTCGCCCCCGGCGGCAACCTGCTCGAGCACGTGCTGAACGCCCTGCCCGTCGAGGCCGAGGCCACCCACATCCCCGAGTCCCTGACCGTCTCCGTCGAGGGCCTGGAGGCCGGTGCCTCCGTCCTCGCCAAGGACATCCCGCTGCCCAAGGGCGTCACCCTCGCCGTCGACGAGGACACCGTCGTCCTGCAGGTCCTGGCCGCCCAGGCCGAGGAGCCGGCCGCCGAGGGCGAAGAGTCCGCCGAGGCCTGA
- a CDS encoding LPXTG cell wall anchor domain-containing protein, with the protein MRTLSKTTGALVAAAACGLMLAPAAHAAGGDTYSPVLRQEVPRVATDEGAPQKGFGNCADIPADQDGWHFVLPGNESHFVKLTVTFEPGGQQVITDFGPPSDKHAYVASAPGAKLTSVVAEVKGGDLKKFNLSHTCPASTTPSENPSGTPSGTPSENPSGTPSENPSGTPSENPSGTPSENPSGTPSENPSGTPSETPGTPAPSETTPGGTAPTAAPSASEGATTGDLAETGSSAPVGALAAAAALLVGGGAFLVMRRRKAQQH; encoded by the coding sequence ATGCGCACCCTTTCCAAGACCACCGGCGCTCTGGTGGCGGCCGCGGCCTGCGGCCTGATGCTCGCTCCCGCCGCCCACGCCGCCGGTGGCGACACCTACTCCCCCGTGCTGCGCCAGGAGGTGCCGCGCGTCGCGACCGACGAGGGCGCCCCCCAGAAGGGATTCGGCAACTGCGCCGACATCCCGGCCGACCAGGACGGCTGGCACTTCGTCCTGCCCGGCAACGAGTCCCACTTCGTCAAGCTGACGGTCACCTTCGAGCCCGGCGGCCAGCAGGTCATCACCGACTTCGGCCCGCCGTCCGACAAGCACGCCTACGTCGCGTCGGCGCCGGGCGCCAAGCTGACCTCGGTCGTCGCCGAGGTGAAGGGCGGCGACCTGAAGAAGTTCAACCTGTCGCACACCTGCCCGGCGAGCACCACGCCGTCGGAGAACCCGTCCGGCACCCCGTCCGGCACCCCGTCCGAGAACCCCTCGGGCACCCCGTCGGAGAACCCGTCCGGCACCCCGTCGGAGAACCCGTCCGGCACCCCGTCCGAGAACCCCTCGGGCACCCCGTCGGAGAACCCGTCGGGCACCCCGTCCGAGACGCCGGGCACGCCCGCGCCGTCCGAGACGACCCCGGGCGGGACCGCGCCGACCGCCGCGCCGTCCGCCTCCGAGGGCGCCACGACCGGTGACCTCGCCGAGACCGGCAGCAGCGCCCCCGTGGGCGCCCTCGCCGCCGCGGCCGCGCTGCTCGTCGGTGGTGGCGCCTTCCTGGTGATGCGCCGCCGCAAGGCCCAGCAGCACTGA
- the glmU gene encoding bifunctional UDP-N-acetylglucosamine diphosphorylase/glucosamine-1-phosphate N-acetyltransferase GlmU, whose product MSANPPAAVIVLAAGEGTRMKSKTPKVLHEICGRSLVGHVVSAARELNPGHLCVVVGHAREQVTAHLQEHYAGTRTAVQYEQNGTGHAVRMALEELGGVEGTVVVVCGDTPLLSGHTLGALAATHSADGNAVTVLTAEVPDATGYGRIVRDPETGAVTAIVEHKDATEEQRAVREINSGVFAFDGRLLADALAQVRTDNSQGEEYLTDVLGILREAGHRVGASVAGDHREILGINNRIQLSEARALLNRRLLERAMADGVTVIDPASVQVDVTVTFERDAVVHPGTQLLGATHIAEDAEVGPNTRLKDTKVGRGARLDNTVADGAEVGEGASVGPYAYLRPGTRLGVKSKVGTYVETKNATIGEGTKVPHLSYVGDATIGEYTNIGAASVFVNYDGEKKHHTTIGSHCKTGSDNMFVAPVTVGDGAYTAAGSVITKDVPAGALAVARGQQRNIEGWVARKRPGSAAAQAASAASEGTGGEG is encoded by the coding sequence GTGAGCGCCAACCCCCCGGCCGCAGTCATCGTCCTCGCCGCGGGTGAGGGCACCCGCATGAAGTCCAAGACCCCGAAGGTCCTGCACGAGATCTGCGGCCGCTCCCTCGTCGGACACGTCGTCTCCGCCGCGCGCGAGCTGAACCCCGGGCACCTCTGCGTCGTCGTGGGCCACGCCCGCGAGCAGGTCACCGCGCACCTCCAGGAGCACTACGCCGGTACCCGCACCGCCGTCCAGTACGAGCAGAACGGCACCGGCCACGCCGTGCGCATGGCGCTGGAGGAGCTGGGCGGCGTCGAGGGCACCGTCGTCGTCGTGTGCGGCGACACGCCGCTGCTGTCCGGGCACACGCTGGGCGCGCTGGCCGCGACGCACTCCGCCGACGGCAACGCCGTGACCGTGCTGACCGCCGAGGTCCCCGACGCGACCGGCTACGGCCGGATCGTGCGCGACCCTGAGACGGGCGCCGTCACCGCGATCGTGGAGCACAAGGACGCCACCGAGGAGCAGCGGGCCGTCCGGGAGATCAACTCCGGGGTGTTCGCGTTCGACGGGCGGCTCCTGGCGGACGCGCTCGCCCAGGTCCGCACGGACAACAGCCAGGGCGAGGAGTACCTCACCGACGTGCTGGGCATCCTGCGCGAGGCCGGGCACCGCGTCGGCGCGTCCGTCGCGGGCGACCACCGCGAGATCCTCGGCATCAACAACCGGATCCAGCTCTCCGAGGCGCGCGCGCTGCTCAACCGGCGCCTCCTGGAGCGGGCCATGGCCGACGGCGTGACGGTGATCGACCCGGCGTCCGTGCAGGTGGACGTCACGGTGACGTTCGAGCGGGACGCGGTGGTCCACCCGGGCACGCAGCTGCTGGGCGCCACGCACATCGCGGAGGACGCCGAGGTCGGCCCCAACACGCGCCTCAAGGACACGAAGGTCGGCCGGGGCGCCCGTCTGGACAACACGGTGGCGGACGGCGCCGAGGTCGGCGAGGGCGCCTCCGTGGGCCCGTACGCGTACCTCCGCCCGGGCACGCGGCTCGGCGTCAAGAGCAAGGTCGGGACGTACGTCGAGACGAAGAACGCGACGATCGGCGAGGGCACGAAGGTGCCGCACCTGTCGTACGTGGGCGACGCCACCATCGGCGAGTACACGAACATCGGCGCCGCGAGCGTCTTCGTGAACTACGACGGTGAGAAGAAGCACCACACGACGATCGGGTCCCACTGCAAGACCGGGTCCGACAACATGTTTGTGGCTCCTGTCACGGTCGGGGACGGCGCGTACACGGCCGCCGGCTCCGTGATCACCAAGGACGTGCCGGCCGGTGCGCTGGCCGTGGCCCGTGGTCAGCAGCGGAATATCGAGGGCTGGGTCGCCCGGAAGCGGCCCGGCAGCGCCGCCGCGCAGGCCGCCTCGGCGGCGTCGGAGGGGACCGGCGGCGAAGGCTGA
- a CDS encoding YwqJ-related putative deaminase — MHTAQPGTPPAAHTTGPGGGDPRLSWSAAAPDRAPVLRHRRDGILPTVGAALSVRGETLTCTAARGNQPPVLHPLVQDFLDTLTSGQRERFTGRCPEAILLSRHLTAAENSRSKRARRKPLTAGEAKRSLKNAKITARRIREDGDPLHGSYAAPCRSCAALLAHFGVRSVDPTSSHQNG; from the coding sequence ATGCACACAGCGCAACCAGGAACGCCACCCGCCGCCCACACAACCGGGCCCGGCGGCGGGGACCCGCGCCTCTCGTGGAGCGCCGCCGCCCCGGACCGCGCGCCCGTGCTGCGCCACCGCCGGGACGGCATCCTGCCGACGGTCGGCGCGGCGCTGTCGGTGCGCGGCGAGACCCTCACGTGCACGGCGGCGCGCGGCAACCAGCCGCCCGTGCTGCACCCCCTCGTACAGGACTTCCTGGACACGCTCACCAGCGGGCAGCGGGAACGGTTCACCGGGCGCTGCCCCGAGGCGATCCTGCTGTCGCGGCATCTGACGGCCGCGGAGAACAGCCGGTCCAAGCGGGCCCGGCGCAAGCCGCTGACGGCCGGTGAGGCCAAGCGGTCGCTGAAGAACGCGAAGATCACGGCCCGGCGCATCCGGGAGGACGGCGACCCGCTGCACGGCAGCTACGCCGCGCCGTGCCGGTCCTGCGCGGCGCTCCTCGCGCACTTCGGTGTACGTTCCGTCGATCCGACCTCGTCCCACCAGAACGGCTGA
- a CDS encoding SUKH-4 family immunity protein, translated as MVTFAQAQERAEEWINGDVPPYQHREVRVREFELGFVAWAEDRPDGPSSDGGGQRLVIARDSGEATLWPSLPVGEVIRRYEEEYGTAAGAQAPPPREPERIDLNQTSFLLTPPEWLQDAADRMGIPDRRGDEGRPGAGDGSGTGASAGADAGAGSSGGAPAEGATPPPFAPPAQPDPDTGPREAAPADGAVQEDAVPGGTPARDAEPRDGDAEPRDAVPFAVPAPGGTGTGDGAPAGGTVPAPRDAVQDSAPAPVQDSAPDSVPDSAQDSAPDHEPTAQDGVPVTPPSTAHATPPPSAWNDTSASADAADDVSVPLPATVFAPPLSGSDDDDTPPPAVPADAPTALIQGGSQLPRTAIAPAIDVDAADIADAATAKATLPPRAPGSGPRGGGSTTPPPPGAPGTPGARPPAGTPTPPPAPASGPGAPGAPAGGYVPTQLVAQLGPDGPKPPGPPAPPGSTPPPGGSGSVDMAQTMLAQPGPGGPGVPPPPGPPGPPGPPGAPGGPGSTLPPGGGGSVDMAQTMLAHPGPGGPPAPPGPPGAPGAGVPAPPPPPGAPGGTPPGGVHHAATMLAHPGPGGPPAPPGPPGAPGMPGTPGAVPPHGATPPPGAVPPPGATPPGAMPHPGAVPPPGVPAYGYPHQPGGLPTVGPGYQVVLRYRAPDGSEAQIIRRSAPGTPHPEWQILHELRAMNVPPQQVLELHTELASCELPGGYCARMIRETWPQARITSIAPYGRDHASRQQGMRQLIAHQGELHQVADGPARPAPVRAPLPQVAPAPPIPPEGIAQELAGAFGPHGICRFDQRAVSRQGVPELVARTLVWAGLPADFGPFFWAQPAQPVVPTLAELAMQRQVQPAPDAGSYLVLGSDFGRAICVQYGTAHIVAVPVEAGPGGQSVAPQFVNTGLPEFTRCLALLGRMWRLRFGLTPEQAGRWTVDFQAQLAMLDPAALASPESWWSVLLEQMWDGLL; from the coding sequence ATGGTGACGTTCGCGCAGGCGCAGGAGCGCGCCGAGGAGTGGATCAACGGCGATGTGCCGCCGTACCAGCACCGCGAGGTGCGGGTGCGGGAGTTCGAGCTGGGCTTCGTCGCCTGGGCGGAGGACCGCCCCGACGGCCCGTCGTCGGACGGCGGCGGCCAGCGGCTGGTCATCGCCCGCGACAGCGGGGAGGCGACGCTGTGGCCTTCGCTGCCGGTCGGCGAGGTGATCCGGCGGTACGAGGAGGAGTACGGCACCGCCGCCGGGGCCCAGGCCCCGCCGCCCCGCGAGCCGGAGCGCATCGACCTGAACCAGACGTCGTTCCTGCTGACCCCGCCCGAGTGGCTCCAGGACGCCGCCGACCGCATGGGCATCCCGGACCGCCGCGGCGACGAGGGGCGGCCGGGGGCGGGCGACGGTTCCGGTACGGGTGCCTCAGCCGGTGCCGACGCGGGCGCGGGCTCGTCGGGGGGTGCGCCCGCGGAGGGCGCGACACCGCCGCCGTTCGCGCCGCCCGCGCAGCCCGATCCGGACACGGGCCCGCGCGAAGCGGCCCCGGCCGACGGGGCCGTACAGGAGGACGCCGTCCCGGGCGGCACGCCCGCGCGGGACGCCGAGCCGCGGGACGGGGACGCCGAGCCGCGTGACGCCGTGCCGTTCGCGGTACCCGCGCCCGGCGGCACCGGGACCGGCGACGGCGCCCCGGCCGGCGGTACGGTTCCCGCCCCCAGGGACGCCGTACAGGACTCCGCCCCGGCACCCGTACAGGACTCCGCCCCGGATTCCGTCCCGGACTCCGCCCAGGATTCCGCCCCGGACCACGAGCCGACCGCGCAGGACGGTGTGCCCGTCACGCCGCCGTCCACCGCGCACGCCACCCCGCCCCCCTCCGCCTGGAACGACACGAGCGCCTCCGCCGACGCGGCCGACGACGTCTCCGTGCCGCTCCCGGCGACCGTGTTCGCGCCGCCCCTGTCGGGTTCGGACGACGACGACACGCCGCCGCCCGCGGTGCCCGCCGACGCGCCGACCGCGCTGATCCAGGGCGGCAGCCAGCTTCCGCGTACGGCCATCGCGCCCGCCATCGACGTGGACGCCGCCGACATCGCCGACGCGGCCACGGCGAAGGCGACCCTGCCGCCGCGCGCGCCCGGGAGCGGTCCGCGCGGGGGCGGTTCGACGACCCCGCCGCCGCCGGGCGCTCCGGGTACGCCGGGTGCGCGCCCGCCCGCCGGTACGCCGACCCCGCCGCCCGCGCCCGCGTCCGGCCCGGGTGCGCCCGGCGCGCCCGCGGGCGGGTACGTACCGACGCAGCTGGTCGCGCAGCTCGGCCCCGACGGGCCGAAGCCGCCCGGTCCGCCCGCGCCTCCCGGTTCGACGCCGCCGCCGGGTGGCAGCGGGAGCGTGGACATGGCGCAGACGATGCTGGCCCAGCCGGGGCCGGGCGGCCCCGGTGTGCCGCCGCCCCCGGGCCCGCCCGGACCTCCGGGACCTCCCGGAGCGCCTGGTGGGCCTGGTTCGACACTGCCGCCGGGTGGCGGCGGCAGTGTGGACATGGCGCAGACGATGCTCGCCCACCCGGGTCCGGGTGGCCCCCCGGCGCCGCCCGGCCCGCCCGGTGCGCCGGGCGCCGGGGTGCCCGCGCCGCCGCCTCCGCCCGGTGCGCCCGGCGGGACGCCTCCCGGCGGGGTGCACCACGCGGCGACGATGCTGGCCCACCCGGGTCCTGGCGGCCCGCCCGCGCCCCCCGGCCCGCCGGGAGCACCGGGCATGCCGGGCACGCCCGGAGCCGTACCGCCTCACGGGGCGACGCCGCCGCCCGGAGCCGTGCCGCCGCCTGGTGCGACGCCGCCCGGGGCGATGCCGCATCCCGGAGCCGTACCGCCCCCCGGCGTACCCGCGTACGGGTACCCGCACCAGCCCGGCGGCCTGCCGACGGTCGGGCCCGGCTACCAGGTGGTGCTGCGCTACCGGGCGCCGGACGGTTCGGAGGCGCAGATCATCCGGCGTTCCGCGCCGGGCACCCCGCACCCGGAGTGGCAGATCCTGCACGAGCTGCGCGCCATGAACGTGCCGCCGCAGCAGGTGCTGGAGCTGCACACGGAGCTGGCGTCGTGCGAGCTGCCCGGCGGGTACTGCGCCCGGATGATCCGCGAGACGTGGCCGCAGGCGCGCATCACGTCGATCGCGCCGTACGGGCGTGACCACGCGAGCCGCCAGCAGGGCATGCGCCAGCTGATCGCGCACCAGGGCGAACTGCACCAGGTGGCGGACGGCCCCGCGCGCCCCGCGCCGGTACGGGCTCCGCTGCCGCAGGTGGCGCCCGCGCCGCCGATCCCGCCGGAGGGCATCGCGCAGGAACTGGCGGGGGCGTTCGGGCCGCACGGCATCTGCCGGTTCGACCAGCGGGCGGTGTCCCGCCAGGGCGTACCGGAACTGGTCGCCCGCACCCTCGTGTGGGCGGGCCTGCCCGCGGACTTCGGGCCGTTCTTCTGGGCGCAGCCCGCGCAGCCGGTCGTCCCGACGCTGGCCGAACTGGCCATGCAGCGCCAGGTCCAGCCGGCGCCGGACGCGGGCTCGTACCTGGTGCTCGGCTCCGACTTCGGCCGGGCGATCTGCGTCCAGTACGGCACGGCGCACATCGTCGCGGTCCCGGTCGAGGCGGGCCCGGGCGGCCAGTCGGTGGCCCCGCAGTTCGTGAACACGGGCCTGCCGGAGTTCACCCGCTGCCTGGCGCTGCTGGGCCGTATGTGGCGCCTGCGCTTCGGCCTGACGCCCGAGCAGGCGGGCCGCTGGACGGTCGACTTCCAGGCCCAGCTCGCCATGCTGGACCCCGCGGCCCTGGCCTCCCCGGAGAGCTGGTGGTCGGTCCTCCTGGAACAGATGTGGGACGGCCTGCTGTAA
- a CDS encoding ribose-phosphate diphosphokinase, translating into MTGIKTTGEKKLMLFSGRAHPELAEEVAHQLGVALVPTKVFDFANGEIYVRYQESARGADCFLIQSHTAPINKWIMEQLIMIDALKRASAASITVIIPSYGYARQDKKHKGREPISARLVADLLKTAGADRILTVDLHTDQIQGFFDGPVDHLTALPVLADYVGAKVDRSKLTVVSPDAGRVRVADRWCDRLDAPLAIVHKRRDKDVANQVTVHEVVGEVEGRVCVLVDDMIDTGGTICAAAEALFAHGAEDVIVTATHGILSGPAADRLKNSKVSEFVLTNTLPTPGELELDKITVLSIAPTIARAVHEVFEDGSVTSLFEEQQ; encoded by the coding sequence GTGACCGGGATCAAGACGACCGGCGAGAAGAAGCTGATGCTCTTCTCCGGCCGCGCCCACCCCGAGCTGGCCGAGGAGGTCGCACATCAGCTGGGTGTCGCCCTGGTGCCGACGAAGGTCTTCGACTTCGCCAACGGTGAGATCTACGTCCGCTACCAGGAGTCGGCGCGCGGCGCGGACTGCTTCCTGATCCAGAGCCACACGGCTCCGATCAACAAGTGGATCATGGAACAGCTGATCATGATCGACGCTCTGAAGCGGGCCTCCGCCGCGAGCATCACCGTGATCATCCCGTCCTACGGCTACGCCCGCCAGGACAAGAAGCACAAGGGCCGCGAGCCGATCTCGGCGCGTCTCGTCGCGGACCTGCTCAAGACGGCGGGCGCGGACCGCATCCTCACCGTGGACCTCCACACGGACCAGATCCAGGGCTTCTTCGACGGCCCGGTCGACCACCTCACCGCGCTGCCGGTCCTCGCGGACTACGTGGGCGCGAAGGTGGACCGCTCGAAGCTGACCGTCGTCTCCCCGGACGCCGGCCGCGTACGGGTCGCCGACCGCTGGTGCGACCGGCTGGACGCCCCGCTGGCGATCGTCCACAAGCGGCGCGACAAGGACGTCGCCAACCAGGTGACCGTCCACGAGGTCGTCGGCGAGGTCGAGGGCCGGGTGTGCGTCCTGGTGGACGACATGATCGACACGGGCGGCACCATCTGCGCCGCCGCCGAGGCGCTGTTCGCGCACGGCGCCGAGGACGTCATCGTCACCGCGACGCACGGCATCCTCTCCGGCCCGGCCGCGGACCGGCTTAAGAACTCCAAGGTCAGCGAGTTCGTCCTGACGAACACGCTGCCCACGCCGGGCGAGCTGGAGCTCGACAAGATCACGGTGCTGTCCATCGCGCCGACGATCGCCCGCGCCGTGCACGAGGTCTTCGAGGACGGTTCGGTCACGAGCCTCTTCGAGGAGCAGCAGTAG